ATGTAAACTTCTCCTGCTCACAGAAGTACAATATAAAAAGGTGGGTATGTAAGCACTTAAATGGTAATTACATCTGCATAATTTTGTCACTGAATATattaccatttcttgcatcttGTAAACCATTGAGTCAGGGGTTTGTGTTGGATCGAGTTGAGGGTAGACTCTGTGTGGCATGATGTTCTGCAACAGGTGAAGCCAATGTATCAATGTTTAAGTATAGTTTGAAGATTAGAGGGGAAAATATATAAGCAAAGGATGGTACAGCAATTATGCTTGGATCGTCATATTCTTCTTCAATTGTTGTTTCCTCAGTTGTTGTTTGATTAACATGATTGTGGTGGCCCTTCTTGTTATGGTTAGCAGCTCCACAAACAGAACAATGCATGGTCACACCATGTTTGCTCAATTTTTTCACCCCAGTCTTgtccttcttctcttctggatctttTTTCCTGTTCTTCTTAGGCCTGCCCATTACTTTTGTGTACAGGGGTGGGTGAACAGCAATGCCATGCATTTTTTCCCATTGTTGTGGGTCCGTCATTGGCATCATATTAAATCCATAACACTTCTTATATTCCTCAACAGTGTAGCATGAATGGACCATGCTCTCTGGCTCAATTCTCTCATGCCTAAAACATGCAATTGCATGATGGCAAGGTATGCCAGATAGTACCCACCTTTTGCATTCACAAGAAAGCATGTTCAGGTCAACAATGTATGTGTTGTTCAAAGAGAAAACCTTGAAAACACCTTGCCCATACTCTTGCACCCTGCAGTTCTTTGCCCACTCCACATACTTGTCCAATTTCTTCTGTATCTTGGGACATAATCTGCCTGTCCATTTCTCTGCCTCTCTCTGCTTACCAACAATCCTGTTTGTTAGCTTCCACATAATTTGGTCCAACATTGACTTAATTGGCATTTCCCTCGCATCCAAAATGGAACTGCAAAATAGTACCAAATATGTAAGCACACAGTTGGCATTTGATTTGTTGTTGACAAGAAAATAACAAGAGAGTAACCTATTGAACACTTCTGACATATTATTTAGTAATATGTCACACTTGCAAAATGGGTCAAAGAATGCTTTGATCCATGTTCTTGGCTCCAATTTCTCAACCCAGGTGTAGGCACCCAAGCTGTGTTCTTTCATTAGATCCATGTTCCTGGTGTATGCAGCTTCATTAGTGGACCTTGCTATAGACCATAGATCATTCTTGTACCTTCTTTGTCTTCTCATCAAATACTTCCTTAGTGCACAAGAAGAACTGGCTTCCTGGATTGCTCCTTCTAAGCTCCTGACCATAGTCCCACAAAGTATTGTATTGGTCATCATCTACTCCCCTTATTTGATTCACTGCAGCTCTCCTAGCTCTTCCCAACTTACTCCTGTGTGGAACCAAATTATATTCTGTCTCCACCTTATCTGAAAATTTCTTCAGAGGCATTTTTTCATTGTCTCTGAATTCTTCTCTCAACTTGTTAGTAAGAAAAGGAGCAGTCAGAACTCTCAGGTCCCATGCTTTTGTGCAAGTGTGATTGTCAACATACTTCTTGATCTGTATGCTACTTGACCTGTTATCTTTACCTGCCTTCAAGTACCAAGTGCAACCAGGCTTGCATACAGCCTCTAGTGATACTGAAGTATTTCTGAGCTTGTTCACTTTCACCCTATTCCTTACACTGTATGCAGTGAGAGCATGCCTCAATTCCTTCATATCTGCAAACACCAACCCAATCTTAAACACAGGTGCATTCAGATCAGTTGTTGGGTTGAAAGTACTGAATTTGTGCTTCAActtctctttctcttctttcgACATATTTAAGTGGCTGTCCTCCAAAGCATCTTCTGGAAGTTCTTCTTCAAAGTCTGGCAATATGTTCTTCTCTCTGTGATCATCAACATCTTTGTCTACATTTGCCTCAAACAAATCATCATCACCTTCTGCAACTTCATAGTCACTCTCATAGAACTCCTCATCTGTTTCTGACCCTGCATCCTCATCATTTCCCTCTTCTTCACTATTGTTAACATCCTCAATATTCTCCTCCTCCATAGCATTCCTTGAGCTACATCCTTCTCCAAATGACATAGATCTCCTTCCTGTCCTTGACATTTTCTCTCTAGGACTCTGCTCTTTCTCTGGATAGCTGACATTTTCTTTTCCATGCCTCTTTGGAGTAATAACCTTAGGTGGATCCTTCACTCCATTTGTCAGAACATCATCTCTGTTTAATGACTGCAGGGTATCACCATGGTCTACTATCAGCAGCAGGTTCTTGTGCTCTAATGTTGCACAAATCATAAGAACAATGTCGGGATCATAGGTCAAG
This region of Triticum aestivum cultivar Chinese Spring chromosome 2D, IWGSC CS RefSeq v2.1, whole genome shotgun sequence genomic DNA includes:
- the LOC123049114 gene encoding uncharacterized protein; protein product: MPIKSMLDQIMWKLTNRIVGKQREAEKWTGRLCPKIQKKLDKYVEWAKNCRVQEYGQGVFKVFSLNNTYIVDLNMLSCECKRWVLSGIPCHHAIACFRHERIEPESMVHSCYTVEEYKKCYGFNMMPMTDPQQWEKMHGIAVHPPLYTKVMGRPKKNRKKDPEEKKDKTGVKKLSKHGVTMHCSVCGAANHNKKGHHNHVNQTTTEETTIEEEYDDPSIIANIMPHRVYPQLDPTQTPDSMVYKMQEMEKFTYPAPREFAPLPESSFIANARDSIPMVRVTTAMSRGRVRKTANEKVARPRKKQAREGNIAMGSNVATTGSNAPTSGANARGGGNARGGANA